One stretch of Streptomyces hygroscopicus DNA includes these proteins:
- a CDS encoding baseplate assembly protein produces the protein MAATPNNRYLGKFRGRVRDNQDPLGIGRITVEVPDVLGDEPSTWAMPCFPFTGDQLRPAGQYVVPSVGAGVWVEFEQGDPSFPIWTGCWFGTREQLPEDARTDPATAHPVVIQTPGKHKIVMSDVPAEGILLQAPGGAFVKIDATGVHMDNGQGASVSLVGDQVDLNEGRLTVPKKR, from the coding sequence ATGGCGGCCACGCCCAACAACCGCTACCTCGGGAAATTCCGGGGCCGGGTGCGGGACAACCAGGACCCGCTCGGAATAGGCCGGATCACCGTCGAGGTGCCCGATGTCCTCGGCGATGAGCCGTCGACCTGGGCCATGCCCTGCTTTCCCTTCACGGGGGATCAGCTACGGCCCGCCGGGCAGTACGTCGTGCCGTCCGTCGGGGCCGGGGTGTGGGTGGAGTTCGAGCAGGGGGACCCCAGCTTCCCCATCTGGACGGGGTGCTGGTTCGGGACCAGGGAGCAGCTCCCGGAAGACGCGCGGACCGATCCGGCGACCGCGCACCCCGTGGTGATCCAGACGCCCGGGAAGCACAAGATCGTGATGTCCGACGTTCCGGCCGAAGGCATTTTGCTGCAGGCGCCCGGCGGCGCGTTCGTAAAGATCGACGCGACCGGAGTGCATATGGACAACGGCCAGGGGGCGTCCGTGTCCCTGGTCGGGGATCAAGTCGATCTGAACGAGGGCCGGTTGACCGTGCCCAAGAAGCGATAG
- a CDS encoding signal peptide protein yields MTRYPDIPKPIRSGIVLVDPERGTPQRIIVLQFNPDTLERSLSPQSAGDQADSGGGGSGSGDKNEALRLKGPAQETWKFTAEIDATDQFEVAAPDGIHPQLATLEMLVQPTTAKLREAMRLSKKGTIEISPIEMPLTLFTWGSKRVMPVRITELSINESAFDVNLNPIRASLSIGLKVLTVSDLPAGHRGAELYLAHLAQKERLAAAARGGALSALGLNSGDIGLGRV; encoded by the coding sequence GTGACCCGCTACCCCGACATCCCCAAACCCATCCGCTCCGGAATCGTCCTCGTCGATCCCGAGCGCGGCACCCCCCAACGCATCATCGTGCTGCAGTTCAACCCCGACACCCTCGAACGCTCCCTCTCCCCCCAATCCGCCGGAGACCAAGCCGACAGCGGCGGAGGCGGCAGCGGAAGTGGGGACAAGAACGAGGCGCTCCGTCTCAAGGGCCCCGCCCAGGAGACGTGGAAGTTCACGGCGGAGATCGACGCGACCGATCAGTTCGAGGTGGCCGCGCCCGACGGGATACACCCGCAGCTCGCGACGCTCGAAATGCTCGTGCAGCCGACCACCGCCAAATTGCGGGAGGCCATGCGGCTGTCCAAGAAGGGGACCATCGAGATCAGCCCGATCGAGATGCCGTTGACCCTCTTCACCTGGGGCAGCAAGCGCGTCATGCCGGTCCGCATCACCGAGCTGTCCATCAACGAATCGGCATTCGACGTCAACCTCAACCCCATCCGCGCATCCCTCAGCATCGGGCTGAAGGTGCTCACCGTGAGCGACCTGCCCGCCGGCCACCGCGGGGCCGAGCTCTATCTCGCGCATCTCGCGCAGAAGGAGCGGCTCGCCGCGGCGGCGCGTGGGGGAGCGCTCAGTGCGTTGGGGTTGAACAGCGGGGACATCGGGCTGGGGAGGGTCTAG
- a CDS encoding ATPase AAA: protein MGEKGVDDSMGTRDARASATADAVAGGDAIVDGDSVAGEDSSTRGGAIAGGDSIAAEDGQALAAAVQAVLARVDAHARRATSNGSRPGAARSGGTAPRDAATTDEPTTPADDGHTPQRTRSRTTTARPAPHSSRSDGHRTHSPSAASDEALATAAKPPPTGAREQHPATDPAPTRKAISGPATLDALVACFGLSTFERQLVLLAAAAELDPTAAARCAAASGDPTRTYPTFSLALAALDEPHWSALTPVSPLRRWRLTELDDETRLTTSRLRIDERILHFLAGSPYLDARLHGLLRRAQAPRTLPASYGRAADRVAAGWNESRPEAPLRVELVGGDLTTRTDIAATAARRTGLALYVMASDDVPTDAAERDRLARLWQREAVLLPAALLLEVGELDREQTAATDAFIDAAAVPLVVSSPDPRPTGRPRGERVTVPGLDDTEQLALWADAFADIPRIQEGHLRSLVAQFQLPPHVIRSAAAAVRRDLPDADTDALDPTELAWRAGLIEARIGLDELGRRIEPEAAWDDLVLADHQSRILREVVAHVRQRATVHQEWGFAATLRRGLGVTALFAGGSGTGKTLAAEVMAKELGLDLFIIDLSQVVSKYIGETEKNLRRVFDAAERGGALLLFDEADALFGKRSEVKDSHDRYANLEVSYLLMRMEAYRGLAILTTNMKKALDPAFMRRIRFVVDFPFPGESERAEIWRRVLPAQAPMKDIDPQRLAQLTVAGGSIRNIALSGAFLAAEEGDRLQMRHMLAAARTEYQKLDRSLTPSEVHGWV, encoded by the coding sequence ATGGGGGAGAAGGGGGTGGACGACAGCATGGGTACGCGGGACGCCCGCGCATCGGCGACCGCCGATGCCGTCGCGGGTGGGGACGCCATCGTGGACGGGGACTCCGTCGCGGGTGAAGACTCCAGCACGCGCGGGGGTGCCATCGCGGGTGGGGACTCCATCGCGGCCGAGGACGGTCAGGCCCTGGCCGCCGCCGTTCAGGCCGTGCTGGCCCGCGTCGACGCCCACGCCCGCCGCGCCACCTCCAACGGCTCCCGGCCCGGCGCCGCCCGTTCCGGCGGCACCGCACCCCGCGATGCCGCCACCACCGACGAGCCCACCACCCCCGCCGACGACGGCCATACGCCTCAACGGACCAGGTCCCGGACGACGACCGCCAGGCCCGCACCCCACAGCTCCCGTTCCGACGGGCACCGTACGCACAGCCCCTCCGCGGCCTCGGACGAGGCTCTCGCCACGGCTGCAAAGCCGCCCCCCACAGGAGCCCGCGAGCAGCACCCCGCCACCGACCCCGCCCCCACCCGGAAGGCGATATCCGGCCCCGCCACCCTCGACGCGCTCGTGGCCTGCTTCGGCCTCAGCACCTTCGAGCGCCAGCTCGTCCTGCTGGCGGCGGCGGCCGAACTGGACCCCACCGCCGCCGCGCGGTGCGCCGCCGCCAGCGGCGACCCGACGCGTACGTACCCCACCTTCTCGCTCGCCCTCGCCGCGCTCGACGAGCCGCACTGGAGCGCGCTCACCCCCGTGTCCCCGCTCCGCCGCTGGCGGTTGACGGAGCTCGACGACGAGACCCGGCTCACCACCTCCCGGCTGCGGATCGACGAGCGCATCCTGCACTTCCTGGCCGGATCGCCCTACCTCGACGCCCGGCTGCACGGGCTGCTGCGCCGTGCGCAGGCCCCGCGGACCCTGCCCGCCTCCTACGGCCGGGCGGCGGACCGGGTGGCGGCGGGCTGGAACGAGTCCCGCCCGGAGGCCCCGCTGCGCGTCGAACTCGTCGGCGGCGACCTCACCACCCGTACCGACATCGCTGCCACGGCCGCCCGCCGCACCGGACTCGCCCTGTACGTCATGGCCTCGGACGACGTCCCCACCGACGCGGCCGAGCGCGACCGGCTCGCCCGCCTCTGGCAGCGCGAGGCCGTCCTGCTGCCCGCCGCGCTCCTGCTGGAGGTCGGCGAGCTGGACCGGGAACAGACTGCCGCCACCGACGCGTTCATCGACGCCGCCGCCGTGCCCCTCGTCGTCTCCAGCCCGGACCCGCGCCCGACCGGCCGCCCGCGCGGCGAGCGCGTCACCGTGCCCGGGCTGGACGACACCGAACAACTCGCCCTCTGGGCGGACGCCTTCGCCGACATCCCGCGGATCCAGGAGGGCCATCTGCGGTCGCTGGTCGCCCAGTTCCAGCTGCCGCCCCATGTCATCCGCTCCGCGGCCGCCGCCGTACGCCGTGACCTCCCCGACGCGGACACCGACGCACTCGACCCCACCGAACTGGCCTGGCGCGCCGGGCTCATCGAGGCGCGCATCGGCCTGGACGAGCTGGGCCGGCGGATCGAACCCGAGGCCGCCTGGGACGATCTGGTGCTCGCCGACCACCAGTCGCGGATCCTGCGCGAGGTGGTCGCCCATGTGCGGCAGCGCGCCACCGTCCACCAGGAGTGGGGCTTCGCCGCGACACTCCGCCGCGGCCTCGGCGTCACCGCTCTCTTCGCGGGCGGCTCCGGCACCGGCAAGACCCTCGCCGCCGAGGTGATGGCCAAGGAGCTGGGCCTGGATCTCTTCATCATCGACCTCTCCCAGGTGGTCAGCAAATACATCGGCGAGACCGAGAAGAACCTGCGCAGGGTCTTCGACGCCGCCGAGCGCGGTGGCGCACTGCTCCTCTTCGACGAGGCGGACGCGCTGTTCGGCAAGCGCAGCGAGGTCAAGGACAGCCACGACCGGTACGCCAACCTGGAGGTCAGCTATCTGCTGATGCGCATGGAGGCGTACCGGGGCCTGGCCATCCTCACCACCAACATGAAGAAGGCCCTCGACCCGGCCTTCATGCGCCGGATCCGCTTCGTCGTCGACTTCCCCTTCCCCGGTGAGAGCGAGCGCGCCGAGATCTGGCGCCGGGTGCTCCCCGCCCAGGCGCCGATGAAGGACATCGATCCCCAGCGCCTCGCCCAACTCACCGTGGCGGGCGGCTCGATCCGCAACATCGCGCTCTCGGGCGCCTTCCTGGCCGCCGAGGAGGGCGATCGCCTTCAGATGCGCCACATGCTGGCGGCGGCGCGCACCGAGTACCAGAAGCTGGACCGTTCGCTCACGCCCTCGGAGGTCCACGGATGGGTCTGA
- a CDS encoding phage tail protein gives MAEFQVNAHRFDPYKNFKFLVLWDGRTVAGISKISPLKRTTEVVKHRNGGDPSSPRKSPGRSEFEGITLERGVTHDPEFDRWANKVWQVGAGLGAEVSLADFRKDLVIQVLNEAGQVAVSHKLYRTWPSEYQVLGELDANANAVAIQSLKLECEGWERDYEVPEPEEPSFTHPA, from the coding sequence ATGGCTGAGTTCCAGGTCAACGCCCATCGCTTCGACCCGTACAAGAACTTTAAGTTTCTGGTCCTCTGGGACGGTCGTACGGTCGCGGGCATCAGCAAAATCAGTCCGCTCAAGCGCACCACCGAGGTCGTCAAGCACCGCAACGGCGGCGACCCCAGCTCGCCCCGCAAGTCCCCGGGCCGGTCCGAGTTCGAGGGGATCACCCTGGAGCGCGGCGTCACCCACGACCCCGAGTTCGACCGCTGGGCCAACAAGGTCTGGCAGGTCGGCGCGGGGCTCGGCGCCGAGGTCTCGCTCGCCGACTTCCGCAAGGACCTCGTCATCCAGGTCCTCAACGAGGCGGGCCAGGTCGCCGTCTCGCACAAGCTCTACCGGACCTGGCCGAGCGAGTACCAGGTGCTCGGCGAGCTGGACGCCAACGCCAACGCGGTCGCGATCCAGAGCCTGAAGCTGGAGTGCGAGGGCTGGGAGCGGGACTACGAGGTGCCGGAGCCGGAAGAGCCCTCGTTCACCCACCCCGCGTAG
- a CDS encoding tail protein produces MPTPAGYPGVYIEELPSSVRTIASVTTSVTAFVGHTRRGPLNTPVRITSFADFERRFGGLTSQSAVGYAVHQFFGNGGAVAVVVRVTKAGTGKAACVTLDSTEGHSECPVLEVHAKEPGHWGSGLRLAVDYDTPCPEETFNLHVLDARGTSRESFTNLSMDPAHGRHAETVINAGSALIRVKAVGEGRPDPSGTVSKPFAGELPDLGVELTVKIGEVERSFTLYDPDCDGEAPCDVTELALLLERKLRALPDAPGKHAFAGTEVTAFGRRLQVVAGSIDPDDVVRFLGECANDLGLEASVNPPVFPLSGGEDGAPPGPRDLIGGEADKTGLQALRDIEDVNLLSLPELAGYESVGDMVTVLSAADRLCRERRIFLLVDAPSAWGSVDAARAGIGAFEPVRSDHAALYFPQLRLTDPLTGRLRAFPPSGALAGVIARTDGERGVWKAPAGTEARLAGVYSLGVQLTDRENGLLNPLGINCLRTFPVVGPLVWGARTLRGADALDSEWKYVPVRRLALHIEESLRRGLQWVVFEPNTEQLWQQIRLNASGYLHTLFEKGAFKGGTPRQAYFVKCDKDTTTDEDIANGIVNVVVGIAPVKPAEFVIVKIQQMAGQFEI; encoded by the coding sequence ATGCCGACGCCCGCGGGCTATCCCGGTGTCTACATCGAAGAGCTTCCCAGCAGTGTCCGTACCATCGCCTCGGTCACCACCTCGGTGACCGCGTTCGTGGGCCACACCCGGCGGGGCCCGCTGAACACCCCGGTGCGCATCACCAGTTTCGCCGACTTCGAGCGCCGCTTCGGGGGGCTGACCTCGCAGAGCGCGGTCGGCTACGCGGTGCACCAGTTCTTCGGCAACGGCGGCGCCGTGGCGGTCGTCGTCCGCGTGACCAAGGCCGGCACCGGCAAGGCCGCCTGCGTCACCCTCGACTCCACCGAGGGCCACAGCGAATGCCCCGTGCTGGAGGTGCACGCCAAGGAGCCCGGCCACTGGGGCTCGGGCCTGCGGCTGGCCGTCGACTACGACACGCCGTGCCCGGAGGAGACCTTCAACCTCCATGTGCTCGACGCCCGGGGCACCTCCCGGGAGTCCTTCACCAACCTGTCCATGGACCCCGCCCACGGCCGCCACGCCGAGACCGTGATCAACGCCGGGTCGGCGCTGATCCGGGTCAAGGCCGTCGGCGAGGGCCGGCCGGACCCCTCCGGCACGGTCTCCAAGCCGTTCGCGGGCGAACTCCCCGATCTGGGCGTCGAGCTGACGGTCAAGATCGGCGAGGTGGAGCGGTCGTTCACGCTGTACGACCCGGACTGCGACGGCGAGGCTCCGTGCGACGTCACCGAGCTGGCCCTGCTCCTGGAGCGCAAGCTGCGCGCACTGCCCGACGCGCCCGGCAAACACGCCTTCGCGGGCACCGAGGTCACCGCGTTCGGCCGCCGCCTCCAGGTCGTCGCCGGCTCCATCGACCCCGACGACGTGGTGCGCTTCCTGGGCGAATGCGCCAATGACCTCGGCCTGGAGGCATCGGTCAACCCGCCCGTCTTCCCGCTGTCCGGCGGCGAGGACGGCGCCCCGCCCGGCCCCCGCGACCTCATCGGCGGCGAGGCGGACAAGACCGGCCTGCAGGCGCTGCGCGACATCGAGGACGTCAATCTGCTGTCGCTGCCCGAGCTCGCCGGGTACGAGTCCGTCGGCGACATGGTCACCGTGCTGTCGGCGGCCGACCGGCTGTGCCGGGAGCGGCGGATCTTCCTGCTCGTCGACGCGCCCTCCGCCTGGGGCAGCGTGGACGCGGCCCGCGCCGGGATCGGCGCCTTCGAGCCGGTCCGCAGCGACCACGCCGCCCTGTACTTCCCGCAGTTGCGGCTCACCGACCCGCTCACCGGGCGGCTGCGCGCCTTCCCGCCCTCCGGGGCACTCGCGGGCGTCATCGCCCGTACGGACGGCGAGCGCGGCGTGTGGAAGGCACCGGCCGGGACCGAGGCGCGGCTGGCCGGGGTGTACTCGCTCGGCGTCCAGCTCACCGACCGCGAGAACGGACTGCTCAACCCGCTGGGCATCAACTGCCTGCGCACCTTCCCGGTGGTGGGCCCGCTGGTCTGGGGCGCCCGTACGCTGCGGGGCGCCGACGCGCTCGACAGCGAATGGAAGTACGTCCCGGTACGGCGGCTGGCGCTGCATATCGAGGAGAGCCTGCGGCGCGGACTGCAATGGGTCGTTTTCGAACCCAATACCGAGCAGTTGTGGCAGCAGATCCGGCTGAACGCCTCCGGCTATCTGCACACGCTGTTCGAGAAGGGCGCGTTCAAGGGCGGCACTCCGCGTCAGGCGTACTTCGTCAAGTGTGACAAGGACACGACGACGGACGAGGACATCGCCAACGGCATCGTGAATGTCGTGGTCGGTATTGCGCCGGTCAAGCCCGCGGAGTTCGTGATCGTCAAGATCCAGCAGATGGCCGGACAGTTCGAGATTTAG
- a CDS encoding sporulation protein, translated as MVFKRLLGSLGVGGPTVDTVLDPGPVRPGGPLTGQVHLRGGTADFEIEQITLELVARVEDERGEEEREGVVLFDRFTVGGGFRLAEGEQRSLPFTAHLPWETPITELYGQPLGIILGVRTGLEIAGAKDKGDLDQLTVDPLPVQEAVLEALGQLGFGFKSADLELGHVGGTGQRLPFYQEIELTPAPQYAHAINELEVTFLASPGGMDVVLEADKRGGPFSSGDDALALFTVGHEGVEHRDWNTEVDAWIRHLVERRAAHGSYGSHDSYGHGGYGAPGHGHHDGHGYGHADHHHDGGRRSGPSTAAIVGGVAAGVAVGVVGGMVAAEVVDEIGDAFEDEEDED; from the coding sequence ATGGTGTTCAAACGACTGCTCGGCTCGCTCGGTGTCGGCGGGCCCACCGTGGACACGGTGCTGGACCCCGGCCCGGTACGCCCCGGCGGGCCGCTGACCGGTCAGGTCCATCTCCGTGGCGGCACGGCGGACTTCGAGATCGAGCAGATCACGCTGGAGCTGGTGGCCCGGGTGGAGGACGAGCGCGGCGAGGAGGAGCGGGAAGGGGTCGTCCTCTTCGACCGCTTCACCGTCGGCGGCGGCTTCCGGCTCGCCGAGGGCGAGCAGCGCAGCCTCCCGTTCACGGCCCACCTCCCCTGGGAGACGCCGATCACCGAGCTGTACGGGCAGCCGCTGGGCATCATCCTCGGCGTCCGCACCGGGCTGGAGATCGCGGGCGCGAAGGACAAGGGCGACCTCGATCAGCTGACCGTGGATCCGCTGCCGGTCCAGGAGGCCGTTCTGGAGGCGCTGGGACAGCTCGGCTTCGGCTTCAAGTCCGCCGATCTGGAGCTGGGCCATGTGGGCGGCACCGGGCAGCGGCTGCCGTTCTACCAGGAGATCGAGCTCACCCCGGCCCCCCAGTACGCCCACGCCATCAACGAGCTCGAGGTGACCTTCCTGGCGAGCCCGGGCGGTATGGACGTCGTCCTGGAGGCCGACAAGCGCGGCGGGCCCTTCTCCTCGGGAGACGACGCCCTCGCGCTCTTCACCGTCGGCCATGAGGGCGTCGAGCACCGCGACTGGAACACCGAGGTCGACGCCTGGATCCGCCACCTCGTCGAGCGGCGCGCCGCCCACGGCTCGTACGGCTCCCACGACTCCTATGGCCACGGCGGGTACGGCGCGCCCGGTCACGGCCACCACGACGGCCACGGCTACGGCCATGCGGACCACCACCATGACGGCGGGCGGCGCTCGGGCCCGAGCACCGCGGCGATCGTCGGAGGCGTCGCGGCGGGCGTCGCGGTCGGCGTCGTCGGCGGAATGGTGGCAGCGGAGGTCGTCGACGAGATCGGCGACGCCTTCGAGGACGAGGAGGACGAGGACTGA
- a CDS encoding methyltransferase, whose amino-acid sequence MSKEKHNEREAREHVTDGLVARLDHAERSPGAERLRTRTYELLAAEPGARVVDVGCGAGRAVAELAERGARVTGVDADARMVAVARERWPGADFRVADVGRLPFGDGTVHGYRADKVFHELPYPAAALAEARRVLAPGGRVVLVGQDWEALVLDATDVALTRTIVYARASLIPSPRAARRQRGLLLDAGLSAVTAEAHTTVLTGPEALPLLTGLAEGACAAGAITGDQAGAWCAEQRERARADRLFLAVPMFLAAGTAG is encoded by the coding sequence ATGTCCAAGGAGAAGCACAACGAGCGGGAAGCACGGGAACACGTCACCGATGGCCTTGTCGCGCGGCTCGACCACGCCGAGCGGTCCCCCGGGGCGGAGAGGTTGCGCACCAGGACCTACGAGCTCCTCGCGGCCGAGCCGGGCGCCCGGGTGGTCGACGTGGGCTGCGGCGCCGGGCGGGCCGTCGCCGAACTGGCCGAGCGCGGGGCGCGGGTGACGGGTGTGGACGCCGACGCGCGGATGGTGGCCGTGGCCCGCGAGCGGTGGCCCGGCGCCGATTTCCGGGTCGCGGACGTGGGTCGGTTGCCGTTCGGCGACGGCACGGTGCACGGCTATCGGGCCGACAAGGTCTTCCATGAACTCCCCTACCCCGCAGCGGCGTTGGCCGAGGCCCGCCGGGTGCTGGCACCGGGCGGGCGGGTGGTGCTGGTGGGACAGGACTGGGAGGCGCTGGTCCTCGACGCCACCGACGTGGCCCTGACCCGCACCATCGTGTACGCACGCGCGAGCCTCATCCCCTCGCCCCGCGCCGCCCGCCGCCAGCGCGGTCTGCTGCTGGACGCCGGGCTGAGCGCGGTCACCGCGGAGGCGCACACCACCGTGCTCACCGGGCCCGAGGCGCTGCCGTTGCTCACCGGCCTGGCCGAGGGGGCGTGCGCGGCCGGTGCGATCACCGGGGACCAGGCCGGGGCGTGGTGCGCGGAACAGCGTGAACGTGCCCGCGCCGATCGGCTCTTCCTCGCCGTGCCGATGTTCCTCGCGGCCGGAACGGCGGGGTGA
- a CDS encoding MerR family transcriptional regulator, with protein MAIGEIAERFGLATHVLRHWETVGLPHPARDSAGRRRYGEDDLVRVAVVLRAKEAGLGLDTIRALTAATEPAARRDILRHEAETLRSRIAAARDSLALVECALGCEHDDLTRCPHYCRQVVPESWDRAAPGAG; from the coding sequence ATGGCCATCGGCGAGATCGCGGAGCGGTTCGGACTGGCCACCCATGTGCTGCGGCACTGGGAGACCGTGGGCCTGCCGCACCCCGCGCGCGACAGCGCCGGGCGCCGCCGCTACGGCGAGGACGATCTCGTCCGGGTGGCCGTCGTACTGCGCGCCAAGGAAGCCGGGCTCGGCCTGGACACCATCCGCGCCCTGACCGCGGCCACCGAGCCGGCCGCCCGCCGCGACATCCTGCGGCACGAGGCCGAGACGCTGCGCTCCCGCATCGCCGCCGCGCGGGACTCGCTGGCGCTTGTCGAATGCGCCCTCGGCTGCGAGCACGACGACCTCACCCGGTGCCCGCACTACTGCCGGCAGGTGGTCCCGGAGAGCTGGGACCGCGCGGCCCCGGGAGCTGGTTGA
- a CDS encoding glycosyl transferase, producing MTQITPYIGAPSPCDAGRGPHSGWLAGYSGPMNAPGPAVGVVVATRDRAERLATALEHLTALPERPPVVVVDNGSTDHTRAMVAERYPHVRVLAQGDDRGALARNDGVRAIGTPYVAFSDDDSWWHPGALGRAATLLNGHPRLGALAGQLRIGPAERPDPRGAALAASPVGRAEDLPGPEVYDFLACAAVVRRGAFLEAGGFHPLILSGGEETLLAYDLAAMGWGISYCPEVVAHREPAPSPAEEHTAAMRSNELIGCWLRRPLPLAARRTGALLTEAGRDPVARAALRDLLARLPAALWLRRPLPPWIEEAARRVDGQRADEELRRDERQVATHDG from the coding sequence ATGACACAGATCACGCCGTACATCGGCGCGCCGAGCCCCTGCGACGCCGGGCGCGGACCGCATAGTGGCTGGTTGGCCGGGTACTCGGGGCCCATGAACGCCCCAGGCCCCGCCGTCGGCGTGGTCGTCGCCACCCGCGACCGCGCGGAGCGGCTCGCCACGGCTCTGGAACACCTCACCGCCCTGCCGGAGCGGCCACCGGTCGTCGTCGTGGACAACGGCTCGACGGACCACACCAGGGCCATGGTCGCCGAACGGTATCCCCATGTGCGGGTCCTTGCCCAGGGGGACGACCGCGGGGCGCTCGCCCGCAACGACGGCGTACGCGCCATCGGCACCCCCTACGTGGCCTTCAGCGACGACGACTCCTGGTGGCACCCCGGCGCCCTGGGCCGGGCGGCCACCCTGCTCAACGGCCATCCGCGGCTGGGGGCGCTGGCCGGCCAGCTGCGGATCGGCCCGGCGGAGCGGCCCGATCCGCGGGGCGCCGCGCTGGCCGCCTCCCCCGTCGGCCGTGCCGAGGACCTCCCCGGACCGGAGGTGTACGACTTCCTCGCCTGTGCGGCCGTGGTGCGCCGCGGCGCCTTCCTGGAGGCGGGCGGCTTCCATCCGCTGATCCTCTCCGGCGGCGAGGAAACCCTGCTCGCCTACGACCTCGCGGCGATGGGCTGGGGCATCTCGTACTGCCCCGAGGTGGTCGCCCACCGCGAACCGGCCCCCTCGCCGGCCGAAGAGCACACCGCCGCGATGCGGTCCAACGAGCTGATCGGCTGCTGGCTGCGCCGCCCGCTGCCCCTCGCGGCCCGCCGCACCGGCGCACTCCTCACCGAGGCCGGGAGGGACCCGGTGGCGCGGGCCGCGCTGCGCGATCTGCTCGCCCGGCTGCCGGCCGCACTGTGGCTGCGCCGCCCACTGCCGCCGTGGATCGAGGAGGCCGCCCGGCGGGTGGACGGGCAGCGCGCGGACGAGGAGCTCCGGCGGGACGAGAGGCAGGTCGCCACCCATGACGGATGA
- a CDS encoding transporter, with the protein MGDTANTPAGPGELRRRLGVFDAVVVGLGAMIGAGIFGALAPAAREAGSGLLLGLVAAGAVAYCNATSSARLAARYPRSGGTYVYGRERLGDFWGYLAGWGFVVGKTASCAAMALTVGTYVWPDQAHAVAVAAVVALTAVNYVGVHKAAWLTRAIVAVVLAVLAAVVVALLTSGEADAARLEIGQDATLGGVLRAGGLLFFAFAGYARIATLGEEVRDPARTIPRAIPLALGITLAVYAAVAIAVLAVLGSGGLAAAGAPPAEAVRAAGLAWLAPVVRAGAAVAALGSLLALILGVSRTTLAMARDRHLPPALAAVHPRFAVPHRAELAVGAVVAVLAATADLRGAIGFSSFGVLAYYAVANASAWTLTPAEGRPPRIVPGLGLAGCLLLAFALPVSSVVSGAAVLALGAAAYGVRRAATR; encoded by the coding sequence GTGGGCGACACGGCGAACACCCCGGCCGGGCCGGGGGAGTTGCGGCGCCGTCTGGGGGTCTTCGACGCGGTCGTGGTCGGCCTGGGGGCGATGATCGGCGCGGGCATCTTCGGGGCGCTGGCGCCCGCGGCGCGGGAGGCGGGGTCCGGGCTGCTGCTCGGTCTGGTCGCCGCCGGAGCGGTGGCGTACTGCAACGCCACCTCCTCCGCGCGGCTGGCCGCCCGCTATCCGCGCTCGGGCGGCACCTATGTCTACGGCCGCGAGCGGCTGGGCGACTTCTGGGGGTATCTGGCCGGCTGGGGGTTCGTGGTCGGCAAGACCGCCTCCTGCGCGGCGATGGCCCTGACGGTCGGCACTTATGTCTGGCCCGATCAGGCACATGCGGTGGCGGTGGCGGCCGTGGTGGCGCTGACGGCCGTCAACTACGTGGGGGTGCACAAGGCCGCCTGGCTGACGCGGGCCATCGTGGCCGTCGTGCTCGCGGTCCTGGCCGCCGTGGTCGTCGCCCTCCTCACCTCCGGGGAGGCGGACGCGGCACGGCTGGAGATCGGTCAGGACGCCACCCTCGGCGGGGTGCTGCGCGCGGGCGGCCTGCTGTTCTTCGCCTTCGCCGGATACGCCCGTATCGCCACCCTCGGCGAGGAGGTCCGCGACCCGGCACGCACCATTCCGCGCGCCATCCCGCTCGCGCTCGGCATCACCCTGGCCGTCTACGCTGCGGTCGCGATCGCCGTACTGGCCGTGCTGGGCAGCGGCGGGCTGGCCGCCGCGGGCGCCCCGCCGGCCGAGGCCGTGCGCGCCGCCGGGCTCGCGTGGCTGGCGCCGGTGGTGCGGGCGGGCGCGGCGGTGGCCGCGCTCGGGTCGCTGCTCGCGCTGATCCTGGGCGTTTCCCGGACCACCCTGGCCATGGCCCGCGACCGGCACCTTCCGCCCGCGCTGGCCGCCGTGCACCCCCGGTTCGCGGTGCCGCACCGCGCCGAACTGGCCGTGGGCGCGGTGGTGGCGGTCCTGGCGGCGACGGCGGATCTGCGCGGTGCGATCGGGTTCTCCTCGTTCGGGGTGCTGGCCTACTACGCCGTCGCCAACGCCTCCGCCTGGACCCTCACCCCGGCCGAGGGCCGCCCACCGCGGATCGTGCCGGGGCTCGGCCTGGCCGGCTGTCTGCTGCTGGCCTTCGCCCTGCCCGTCTCCTCGGTGGTCTCCGGCGCGGCGGTGCTGGCCCTGGGCGCCGCGGCCTACGGCGTGCGGCGCGCGGCCACCAGGTAG